One Bos taurus isolate L1 Dominette 01449 registration number 42190680 breed Hereford chromosome 4, ARS-UCD2.0, whole genome shotgun sequence genomic window, TTGGCATGGGGGCCAAGGTCTGGCCCATTCTGGTGATAGTGAGCCCAAGGAAGCCTTCAGAGATGCCTATCTGGAGGGAGCAGGGGTGAGTGCAGAGTACCTGGGCCCATGGAGGGTGGGGCTGCTCGCCTGGGTCTCCCAGAAACACTCGGCCCCCTCCACGGTGGGTGGGGACAGACCCAGGCAAGGGACATAAGGGAGGGGGCCAGGGCTGAAGAGCAAGGCTGTGGCtctcagccctgggatctctgtGCGCTGTCAGACGCCAGCGAGCTGGGCCGTCCCCTCTACCCGCAGGAGGAGACTATTGTCCCTGCGTCACTCCACTCCCCACTGCCCGCTCTGTTATCGGATTGTTAATATTAATTAACAACAGTTGCTAAGGATGACAGTGCAAGGGTGTGCCCTAGCCAGAGCTGGCCTGGACCCAAGAGGGCACTGAGGAGAGTAGGGGTCTGAGGCTTGGGATCTGGGGTGGCGGGTAGGGGTGGTAGAGTTTCGGAGGGCCAGTGTCCAGACCCACCTgagtctccctcttctcctgggCCTGGTAGCTCCTGCAGCCGAGGCTGTGTGGGAAACTCTCGGCAGGTCGCTGGCTGGCCCAGCCCTCCGGCCTTGGTCACTTTGGGAAGTGGGTAAAGGGGAGACCCTGAGAGGCTCATCTGAGAGGGTGGGACCAAAGGTGGGAGGGACAAGTGATCCATTGATCATTAACTAGCTAAGAGCCCTGGGAGGCACAGGGCTCAACCCCATTGGTCCCCAACCCAGTCAGGTGATGCTGTCCCTGGTAGGGAAGCTGCCCTGTAGTCCGTCCCCAGTTTCAGTATATGTACGGCTGAAGTGGGCTCTGGCATTGTCAGGAGCCGGCCCTTGGCTGTCCCCAAGGCCTGGCCTCACTTACCCTCTGACCCCTGCCCAGTGCCAGGATGGTGGAGACTGGCCTGAAGGGCTGGTTGCTCTGGGCCCTGCTCCTGCACTCGGTGAGTCCCAATCCCTGTGTCCTCTCTGGGCAAGGGCTGCTTGGCAAATGTGAGAGAGGGCCAGGGGTCTGCAGATGGGGGCAATTTCTACATAGATGAGGGATGCCAGGCACCCTAGAGAAGAGGTGCAGGTTGGGAGTCTTAGGCTGCTCAAGTCTCCAGATGATGGGGTCAGATGGACACAAGCATGGGGAATGGGACAGGTGGCTTGGGTGTGACCAAGTTCTTCCCATCCCTGGTCTGCTGTGGGTGTCCTGGCCTAAGGTGGCTCGTGGGAGGTTAAAGGAAGATCCAGTCCTGGGGTGCTGATGAGGTGGATTCAAGGGGAGAATCACCCACAGAGGATTTGGCATCCAGGGAGGAGGTCCGAGGTTCTTACCTCTCAAGTTTCCTGCTCATTTCCACGTCTGAGGAGGTGGGTGAAGGTTTTCAGCTCCCGGCAGATGAAGGCAGGGGAAGCTCTGCTCAGATTCTCCAAGAGGGGTCCCGGCCTCTGGGTGTGGTCTGCAGTTTGGTCATGGTGGTGGCTGACTGCTATGGCAATGATGCCCGAGGCACACAGGGCCTGCATCCACATGGCTCCTGGGAGTCAGTCCCTTGACTTGTCCAGGGGCCACTTTTTCTCAGGAGGACCACACAGGGGTCCAGGGGTCTTCTGGGTGACCCTGTTCTCTCCCAGATATGTCAGGTCACCTCTTTCTTCAGTGACCCTGTCACTCAGGGTCAACCAGGCCTTCACCCATCCGCTCACAATCCTTAGACACCGCCGAGAGTCCCATGTGCTACTTGGGCATCCCATCTCCTCCAGTGCTCCCCTGGACCCCCTGGCATCCTGGAGCTGCCCGACGTCCACCCCTCACCTGCCCTGTTTGGCATCATTCCCCACGCCCTCCCTGGCTGCCCACTGCCCCATCAGCTACCCAGAGGTGCTGGCCAGCGCTGGGGCCCGTGGTGACATTGCCCTGTTCCACAGGCCCAGAGTGAGGTCTACACACCCATACACCAGCCTGGCTACTGTGCCTTCTACGATGAGTGCGGGAAGAACCCGGAGCTGTCCGGAAGCCTGGCTTCGCTGTCCAATGTGTCCTGCCTGGATAACTCACCTGCTCGCCACATCACAGGTGACCACCTGGCCCTCCTACAAAGCATCTGTCCCCGTCTCTACACTGGCGCCAGCACCACCTACGCCTGCTGCTCCTCCAAGCAGCTGGTGGCCCTGGACATGAGCCTGCGGATCACCAAGGCCCTCCTCACTCGCTGTCCCGCCTGCTCTGACAACTTCGTGAGCCTGCACTGCCACAACACCTGCAGCCCCAACCAAAGCCTCTTCATCAATGTGACCCGAGTGGTCACACAGGGGGACAGCCAGTCCCAGGCCGTGGTGGCCTACGAGGCCTTCTACCAGCGCAGCTTTGCCGAGCAGACCTACAACTCCTGCAGCCGTGTGCGCATCCCCGCAGCTGCCACACTGGCCGTGGGCTCCATGTGTGGCGTCTATGGCTCTGCCCTCTGCAACGCCCAGCGCTGGCTCAATTTCCAGGGGGACACGAGCAATGGCCTGGCACCCCTGGACATCACCTTCCACCTGTGGGAGCCTAGCCAGGCCGAGGGGAGCACGATACAGCCTCTAAATGATGAGGTCGTGCCCTGCAACCAGTCCCAGGGGGACGGTGCAGCGGCCTGTTCCTGCCAGGACTGTGCCGCCTCCTGCCCCGTGATTGCCCAGCCCCGGGCCCTGGACCCCACCTTCCGCCTGGGCCGGATGGAAGGGAGCCTGGTCCTCATTATCATCCTCTGTTCTCTCTTTGTCTTGCTCACGGCCTTCCTCCTGCGGTCCCGCCTGGCCGAGTGGTGCAGGGGCAAGCGCAAGACGCCCAAGCCCAAGGCAAGCATCAAcctggcccacaggcttagccTCTCCACCCACACCCTCCTCAGCCGCTGCTTCCAGTGCTGGGGCACTTGGGTGGCCTCATGGCCACTGACCATCCTGGCGGTATCTGTGATTGTGGTGGTGGCCCTGGCAGGGGGCCTGGCTTTTATAGAACTGACCACGGACCCCGTGGAGTTGTGGTCAGCCCCCAACAGCCTAGCCCGACGTGAGAAGGCGTTCCACGACAAGTATTTCGGCCCCTTCTTCCGAACCAGCCAGGTGTTCATGACAGCACCTCACCGGCCCAGCTATAGGTATGACTCCCTGCTGCTGGGGCCCAAGAACTTCAGCGGGATCTTGTCCTCGGATCTGCTGCTGGAGGTGCTGGAATTGCAGGAGAGGCTGCGGCATCTGCAGGTGTGGTCGCCAGAGGAGCAGCGGAACGTCTCCCTGCGGGACACCTGCTATGCCCCCCTCAACCCACATAACGCCAGTCTGTCCGACTGCTGCGTCAACAGCCTCCTGCAGTACTTCCAGAACAACCGCACTCAGCTGCTGCTCACAGCCAACCAGACGCTGTCAGGGCAGACCGCCCAGGTGGACTGGAGGGACCACTTCCTCTACTGCGCCAAGTGAGTCCTCCCAGGACCAGGTTCTGGGGTCAGCGTGGGCCTCGTGGGGCCCAGGCCGGGTACACATCTTGTATGGTTGAGGTGCTCTGCCTCTCGGTCACGTGGGCTGTGATGTGCCGTGTCTCTCCAAGTTCCTTCTTGGGTTCCGCATCCTCAGTGGAGTGCACGCTCGCCATACCTGATTCACACTTGACTGTCCTGGCCTCCACGTGGTCTTTCTGTAGCGCTCCTGATGTAGCTGGACTCGTCCTTGCATGTTCTTGGTTTAAGGGTCACAGAGCAATCTGAAGGCCCTGCTCACTGGTGTGCTTTGTAGTTTCCCTTCTTTGCTTCTGTGCTGGGCCTGGGTGCAGGCCAGCAGGGCCATGGGCAGCCCAGGAGGTGCCCCGGGCCTGGGCAGGGGCCTGGGCCAGGTGCCCTGTGCAGGTTGTTTGGGGCTTGGTCCCCAGCTGCGTGAACTTGGCTGTGGTGCAAGCAGGAAGCCAGTGAAGCTTATGGGTCTTAGGACCAAGAGTGGAGGTTTGAGAGCTACCAAGCCTTGAAGGGAGCAGGCTGGCTAGCAGCACTGAGGCCCCTGGGGTTGGAGTGGACAGAGGTCTTCAAATGCTTGGTCTCAGGGTCCCTTCACTCTTGACAAAAGACCAAGCACCCCAGAGAGCTGGGGTGTGGGTAGAGGTTATATTCACTGACATTTACCACATGAGAAAGTAAAACTGAGAAATGACAAAATGGTTAATTAATTCTGTAACAATAGCTATAATAGGCCCATTATATGCTGAcacaaataacattttttatttatttatttttttaaaggaaattattaattttttttttctgtgctgggtccttgttgtggcacacaggctctttgttgtggtgctcaagcttctcactgtggtggtttgtcttgctgtggagcacaggctcaaaggcacgcaggcttcagtagttgtggttcatgggctcattagttgtggtgcACGCATGGGCCCAGCCATTCTACAGCATGTTGGATCCtcatggaccagggatggaacccgcgtcccTCACACCAGTAGGCatactctcaaccactggaccaccagggaagtcccataacatatttttatgaaaaaaaatcgTATTTTCTGTACTGAAAATATCAGGAGTGATCACAGTAACATTGTTTTAGATCTTTGCAAATCTCTTTGGGGTCTGGCTTAGCAGAAGATGCTGGATTCTGGCATCTGGTTCTGCATTTGGCCCGTTGGTTGAAGTGCAGCGAGAATGCTTGGCCGCACACCCACCCATGTAGCCAGAGGAGGGAAGTGTGTTGTCAAAGCCTTTCCAGAGAATTGTGGGTTTTCTTTACTACTTCATCTAACTCAGCAAGTGATGCTTTCTTAAATGTTAGCTGCAATATGAAACTAAAGCCATGTCAGTGAACTGTCTGTAGGCCACAGACTTGAGATCAAAGGAGGCTGAAAACAGAATGGCATCTTAGTGTTATTATGGACATAGTTTTGACTTTGTAGACCTTGAAAGGGTCTCTAGGGCTCCTGAGACCCTGGGTTACCCTGAATACCTCTGGATAAGAGTCAGGGCTCCCACCCCTCAGGCAAACCAAGTGTGGGCTGCTTCCCGGAGTCTGTGCCTCAGCCCCAGGGCTGGCCCTTGGGACTGGCAGGTCAGGGGAAGAAGCTCTGACTCTGGGTTTCCAgtcctttgttgctgttcagttgctcagtcgtgtctgactctttgagacctgatggactgcagcacgccaggctttcctgtccttcagtatctcccggagttgctcaaactcatgtccattgacttgatgACGccgcccaaccatctcatccattcCAGTCCTTGAATTGCCTTTATTTTGATTTTGGATGCTCACAACTCTTGGGTGGCCTGATTATCCCCATTTCagagacagggaaactgaggctcagaggggtgtGGTCaactgctcaaggtcacacagcaaccAGCACTCCCCGCCAGCTGGTGACTCACAGGTGCACTCAAAATGAGTGCTTTGTCCAGGCACCTATGACCCATTTACAGAAAGGCCTCAGTGAGGGGCATGGAGACCCGACCACAGTTACAGAGCTGGAACATTGAATGAGGAAAGAAGGagttcccacctcagggcctggAGGGCTCTGGGCTGGTGGGAGGAGACCCCTGAGGGCAGTGTGAGGCCTGTGTGTCTCTGTTGGTGCTTAGGACTCAGGGAGGGGCTGGTACCAGAATCCAGCCGCCACTCCAGGGGAGTGTGTGTGATGCTCATCCACCTGCCAATCTGGAAGGAGATGATGGTGGAGCCAGGACCATGAGGCTGGTGTGAAGGGAAAATGAACTCGAGGTCCTGCTCAGGGAGCCCCAGTTCACTCTGGATTGGACCAAGAAATGTTCTGATTGGGGGTCAGGTGATGGTGCTGGGGTCTGGGGTGAGGTACAGGGGCCATGGTGGTCGGAGTGGGGTCAGGAAAGGTCCTTTTCTCTCCCACCAGTGCCCCCCTCACCTACAAAGATGGCACGGCCCTGGCCCTGAGCTGCATGGCTGACTATGGGGCACCCATCTTCCCCTTCCTCGCCGTGGGGGGCTACAAAGGTAAGCTCCGACCTCCCCAGGAGGCCAGTGAGTGGACATATGGGGCAGGAGTCATGGACAGAAGGATGGGAGAGGCCGTGGGGGCTTCCCACTGCCTGGGAGCGGCTGGGTCGGTGAGGGGCTCATGGGGATGACAGACCTGCCCATCCTGCATCCTTTCTCTGTCACTTATTGCATCTTCCGCCAACCCTGCTCAGGTTCTCTGGTTCTGTGCCTGAAACCACAGGTTTTGCCTTTGACTGATAGAGGGAAGTAGGATGTAGAATTACACAATGACTTGGAcgaggagggtgggggaggagaggcaGGGGTGTGGCTGcagttgggggaggggaagcaggggTGAGGCTGGAGTAGGGGGAGGAAAGCAGAGGTGTGGTTGGAGGTAGCTGAGCATTTTTCTTTCCAGGAAAGGACTATTCTGAGGCAGAGGCCCTGATCATGACCTTCTCCCTCAACAATTACCCTCCTGGGGACCCCAAGCTGGCCCAGGCTAAGCTCTGGGAGGCAGCCTTCTTGGAGGAGATGCGAGCCTTTCAGCGTCGGACGGCTGGTGTGTTCCAGGTCACATTCATGGCGGAGGTAGGGGCTGCAGGGTCCCTGGCTCTGGGGCAGACAGTTCAGGTGGTTTTGGTGGGGTCCTGTATCCCCATCCTTCCCTCACCCCTCCCAAGTGACCCTGAGCTAACGGGTGCCTGCCCAGGAGGATGGGGTGATGCTACAGCTGTTTGTGAGCCACGTCCGAGTTCACAGGGGCTCACATACACGGTGCCCTCTGGCCGAGCTCTTGGGTCAGGGGGTCTGGTCGGGTGTGTGTCCACAGCGTTCCCTGGAGGATGAGATCAACAGCACCACGGCCGAGGACCTGCCCGTCTTTGCTGTTAGCTACCTTGTCATCTTCCTGTACATCTCCCTGGCCCTGGGCAGCTACTCCAGCTGGCGTCGGGTACCGGTGAGAAGTGAGAGGGGAGCTGTGAGGGTGAGCTGGCCCACCATCAGGGTGCCTAGAACTTTCCCAACCTACTGTCTAGAGCACTTCAAAACAGCAAAGTGGACATACCCAGGGTGGCTCTTCCAAGGGGTGATGCTTCTTGAAGTGTTCTGTTTCGAAAGGCCATGCGAGTTTTCACTCTGCTCATGACAACCCTCCCTCGACTTGTGCAAATGCGAAGTTGGTATTTACATAGTCTTACGATGCATGCTCGAGGAAGAAGTGGTCAGGCTCACAGGACCTGCTCTCGAGAGGACGGCGCTGCAGAGTGGCCAAAGTGCAGAAGCTCAGAGCATGCAGCTCTCCTCTAACGAGGGTTGGGGCACATCGGGCAGCCCTGCAGCCAGGAGGCTGAGCCTGGtcccattgcaggtggactccAAGGCCACGCTGGGCCTGGGCGGGGT contains:
- the NPC1L1 gene encoding NPC1-like intracellular cholesterol transporter 1, with protein sequence MVETGLKGWLLWALLLHSAQSEVYTPIHQPGYCAFYDECGKNPELSGSLASLSNVSCLDNSPARHITGDHLALLQSICPRLYTGASTTYACCSSKQLVALDMSLRITKALLTRCPACSDNFVSLHCHNTCSPNQSLFINVTRVVTQGDSQSQAVVAYEAFYQRSFAEQTYNSCSRVRIPAAATLAVGSMCGVYGSALCNAQRWLNFQGDTSNGLAPLDITFHLWEPSQAEGSTIQPLNDEVVPCNQSQGDGAAACSCQDCAASCPVIAQPRALDPTFRLGRMEGSLVLIIILCSLFVLLTAFLLRSRLAEWCRGKRKTPKPKASINLAHRLSLSTHTLLSRCFQCWGTWVASWPLTILAVSVIVVVALAGGLAFIELTTDPVELWSAPNSLARREKAFHDKYFGPFFRTSQVFMTAPHRPSYRYDSLLLGPKNFSGILSSDLLLEVLELQERLRHLQVWSPEEQRNVSLRDTCYAPLNPHNASLSDCCVNSLLQYFQNNRTQLLLTANQTLSGQTAQVDWRDHFLYCANAPLTYKDGTALALSCMADYGAPIFPFLAVGGYKGKDYSEAEALIMTFSLNNYPPGDPKLAQAKLWEAAFLEEMRAFQRRTAGVFQVTFMAERSLEDEINSTTAEDLPVFAVSYLVIFLYISLALGSYSSWRRVPVDSKATLGLGGVAVVLGAVVASMGFFSYLGVPSSLVILQVVPFLVLAVGADNIFIFVLEYQRLPRRPGEEREAHIGRALGRVAPSMLLCSLSEAICFFLGALTPMPAVRTFALTSGFAVLLDFLLQMSAFVALLSLDSRRQEASRMDICCCKTAQKLPPPSQDEGLLLRFFRKFYVPFLLHWLTRVVVVLLFLALFAASLYFMCYINVGLDQQLALPKDSYLIDYFLFMNRYFEVGAPVYFVTTGGYNFSSEEGMNAICSSAGCNNFSLTQKIQYATDFPDMSYLAIPASSWVDDFIDWLTSSSCCRLYISGPNKDEFCPSTVNSLACLKTCVSPTAGSARPSVEQFHKYLPWFLSDEPNIKCPKGGLAAYSTSVNMSSDGQILASRFMAYNKPLKNSRDFTEALRATRALAANITADLRKVPGTDPDFEVFPYSVTNVFYEQYLTIVPEGLFMLTICLVPTFVVCCFLLGMDVRSGLLNLFSIIMILVDTVGFMMLWDISYNAVSLINLVTAVGISVEFVSHITRSFAISTKPTRLERAKEATISMGSAVFAGVAMTNLPGILVLGLAKAQLIQIFFFRLNLLITVLGLLHGLVFLPVILSYLGPDVNPALVQQQKQQEEAAAAKETSCSKHPAQMSTDYGVYVNCSFEHPAKSVGGLESSPSENRQKF